CCTCCGGTGGCTGCCGGCAGCCGCCAGGATCGAACTGGGGAAAGACGTACCAGCTTCCTGGGGGGCGACAGTATGAGGTTCTCCGTCGTTGAGACCGGCTACGACCAGCGGCAGGTGGATTCCTGCCTGGATGAGCTCGGGATCCGGTTGACCCGCCTGGCGGCGCGCGCCGAGGTGGCCGCCGGCGCGGGCCGGGAGTGGGACCAGATCCGGCAGGAGGCGGCGCTGCTGCGCGGGCTGGTCGACCGCCAGGGCGTGCCCACCGACGGCGGCGCGGTGGCGGCGCGCCGGGACGCGTCGGCCGTCGAGCGGGAGGCCGCCGAGATCCTGGCGCAGGCCCGCAGCGAGCTGGACGCGGCGCGCGAGGAGGCCCGGCAGGTCCGGGAACGGGTGTACGCCGAGGCGATGCAGGCCCGGCGTGAGTTCGAGGCGGCCCTGCACGAGCGGCGTCGCCGGGAGGCCCAGGTGGACCGGATCCTCGCCGGGCTGCCCGGCGAGGCGGTGCCGGCGGACACGCCCACCGCTGCGGCGTCCACGGGCGGGGTGCCGGCGACCCGGGTCGCCACCGGCACCACGGAGGTGTCGGTCGAGCGGCCGGAGCCCGGCACCCGGGTGGCCTGAGGTCAGGTCAGCGCCGCCACCACCGTGCCGGCCCGCTGCTCGTGCTTGGCGTACGCGTCGGGGAAGGCGGAGATCTGCACCGCCTGGGCCGCGGCGGTGACGCTCATGTCCTGCCACCCGGGCACCTCGAGCAGCGCCGTGTAGAACGCCCGGGCGGCGTACGCCGGGCGCATCAGCTGGGCCACCGTGCCCCAGCCGCTGCTGGGGCGCTGCTGGAACAGCCCGACGGAGTCGTGGTCGGAGCCGCTGCCCTGGTGCGGGTGGTCGAACGACTCGGGCAGCACGTCGCTGGCCAGGTTGTGCAGGTTGCTCTCCTGCATGGCGGTGGCGATCGCGACGACCAGTCCGCGCCGGGGCACACCCATCCCGACGCCCACGTCGACGATCACCTTGGCGTTGTCCATCTGCGCCTGGGTCAGGCCGGCGACGGGGCGGGGCCGTGCCGGTCGGGCCGGCTTCGGCTTCGGCTTCGGCTTGCGGGTGGCGGCCGGACTGGGCGTGGCGGCGGGGACCGGGGTGACCGGGACGGCGAGCGGGGACGCGCCACGGTCCAGGGAGCGGGAGGCCCGCTCGTCGGCCGCGGCGCGTTCGGCCAGCACCTCCCGCAGCGGCGGGGTCTGCTCGCTCTGCTGCGTCCCGGCGAACGCCGCCAGGCCGAGGCAGCAGGTCACCCCGCCGGCGAGGACGACCCGGGCGGGTGTGGACGCCAGCAGTGCGCGGGCGCCGCGCCGGGGCGGCTCCGGGGCCCGGTGGCGGCCGATCCTCCGTTCGCCCGAGGGGGCACCGGCTGGACGGGCAGCCCGGTGGGCCGCGGTCGACTGCTGCTCAGGGGAGTGATCGGCAGGCACCCGCCGAGGCTAGAGAGCCGCACGGCCCGTGCCATCGGGGTGATTAGTGGCATGCGCCACAATTGGCCATGATCGGCAGGGGCAATTGGTCCGTCACGCTGACGAACTGCATGAGCCTGGCAAATCCTTCTTGTCTGCCATGTCGTCCCTGCCCGGATCAATCCGGCGGGTGCCGACCGGCACGGCACCGGGCCGGCGCCTCCTCCGTTCGGCCGACGGGCAGGAGCCGTGCCACCGACCCCCGAGCCGGTCGGGTGGCGGAGTCTCCGACGGCCGTCGACGGCCGTCGGTACGATGCGGACGGTGACCAGTGTCATGATCGACGAGCCGGCCGCAGCCGCCCCGGCCCGCGCCGCCGACCGGCGCGGACTCCTCGTCGTCCTGCTCGCGGTGCTGCTGGCGGCGGTGCTCGCCGGGCACCGCGCGGTGCCGAACGTGCACGGCTTCGGCAGCCTGCTCGACAGCGTCGCTCCGCTGCTGGGCCTCGCGGTGCCGGCGCTGGCCCTCGCCGCGCTGCTGCGCCGGTCCCGGCGGGCGCTGCTCGCGGTGGCCCTTCCGGCCGTGGTGTGGGCGCTCGCGCACGGCGGCGCGTGGTTGCCGCCGTCCGCCGGGTCCGGGCCGACCGGGATCCGGGTGGCCAGCCAGAACCTGCGGGCCGGCAACCCCGATCCGGCCGCGACCGTGGCCCCGCTGGCCCGCTCCGGCGCCGACCTGCTCGCGTTGCAGGAGGTCGACGACGGCGACCGCCTCGCCGCACTGCGCGAGCGCTACCCGCACCGGGCGGAGGTCTCCACGGTGGCCCTCTGGAGCCGGTACCCGATCGCCGACGCGACCGGGGTCGACACCGGGCTGGGCTGGACCCGGGGGCTGCGCGCGGTCGTCGCCACGCCGGACGGGGAACTGGTGGTCTACGTGGTCCACCTCGGATCGGCGCGGGCCGGCGACACCGCGACCCGGGACGAGACGGTTCGGGCGCTGGCCCGCGCGGTCCGCGCCGAGCGCGCCCCGCGCCTGCTGGTGCTCGGCGACCTCAACACGGCCAGCACCGACCGGGTCTTCCGCCCGCTGACCCGGCTGCTGGACGACGCCCACGCCCAGGCGGGGCAGGGCTTCGGCTTCACCTGGCCGGCGGCGGTGCCGATGACCCGCCCCGACCACGTGCTCTACCGGGGGCTCACCCCGACCGCCGCCGGAGTGGCCCGTACCCCGGGCACCGACCACCGTGCGGTGACCGCCGGATTCCGCTGGTGACGCTCAGCGGCGCGCGCCGTCGGCGGGCGTGACGGTCAACCGGTGCCGGGTGGCGTCGCCGCTGGAGAAGGGCCAGATGCGGTCGGCGTACTCGACCAGGTCGGCCAGCTGCTCGCGGCTCAGCCCGGCCGACGAGATCGACGCGTGCACGTCCGCCCGGTAGCGGCCGTCGTCGTCGCGGCCCAGCCTCGCCTCGGCGGTGACCTGGACGGTGTGCGCCTCGTCGGTGATCTCCCCGGCCGCCTCCACCGCCGCGTGGTGCAGGCAGGAGGCGAACGCCGCGGCCAGCAGTTGTTCGGGCGTCAGGCCCGTGCAGTGCGGCGCGAGCGGCGACGCCAGCGCGCTGGACAGGCCACCGTCGTCGGTGCGTACATGACCACCCGAGGCGGTGGCCGTGGCCTCGTGCAGCCAGGAACTCGGATCCGGCATCACGTTCCTCCCGTCACTCACCGGCCGGGGTTCCCGGCCTCGATCGGGTGAAACGCGGTGCGGGGCACCGCCGCCGCGCCGGTCGTGGTGTCAGGCCGGGCCGGCGCGCGACCAGTCGTCGAGGGCGACCGCCTCCGTCGCCTCGGTCGCCGCCCGCTGGGTCCACGGCGAGATCGGGGTGGTGCGGGGCCGGGGCACGGACGCCAGCATCGGCACGTACACCCGGGCGTCCACCGCCTCGGCCAGCAGCAGCGCGGCCATCAGGCTGGTGGGACGGCTCATCGGATCGTCGGCGAGGCAGCGCCGGCACAGGTCGGCCACCTCCGCCGGCAGCCCGTCGATCGGCGGCAACGGCTCCGGCGCCACCATCCGGCGGGCCCCGACCAGTTGGGTGGCCGTGGTCCCCGCCGCGTACGGCAGCCGTCCGGTGAGGCAGTAGTAGAGCAGGACGCCGAGGGCGTACATGTCGGCGGCCGGGGTGGCCGGATGCCGGTCGAACTGCTCCGGGGCCAGGTACGCCGGCGTCCCCAGCACCATCCCGTCGGGGCAGTCGTCCGCCGCGCCGGCCGGCGTGGCGATGCCGAAGTCGAGGACCTTCACCCCGGACGGGGTGAGCATGACGTTGGCCGGCTTGACGTCGCGGTGCACGATGCCGTGCGCGTGCGCGGCGGCCAGCGCCGCGGCGACCTCGGCGCAGACCCGGACCGCGATCCGCCAGTCCAGCGGCCCGGCGTGCAGGTGCGCGGCGAGCGTCTCGCCCTCGGCCAGCTCCATCACGATGTACGGCGCCTCCTGCCCGGGCGCGCCGGTGGAGGTGCCGAAGTCGTGCACGCTGGCGACGTTGGGGTGGACCAGGCGGGCCGCGGAGCGAGCCTCGGCCCGGATGCGCTCCACCGTGCTCTGCTCGCCCTGCCGTCCGGGCGACATCAGCTTCACCGCCACCGGCCGGTCCAGCACCAGGTCGTGGGCACGCCACACCTCGGACATGCCGCCCACGCCGATGCGCTGTTCGAGCTGGTACCGCCCGGCCAGCGTCCTCATCGACCCGCTCCTGTCTGCTTCGTGCCGTACCGCCCGAGTGCGCCGTGGCGCTC
This genomic interval from Micromonospora coxensis contains the following:
- a CDS encoding OsmC family protein, which encodes MPDPSSWLHEATATASGGHVRTDDGGLSSALASPLAPHCTGLTPEQLLAAAFASCLHHAAVEAAGEITDEAHTVQVTAEARLGRDDDGRYRADVHASISSAGLSREQLADLVEYADRIWPFSSGDATRHRLTVTPADGARR
- a CDS encoding endonuclease/exonuclease/phosphatase family protein, with the protein product MTSVMIDEPAAAAPARAADRRGLLVVLLAVLLAAVLAGHRAVPNVHGFGSLLDSVAPLLGLAVPALALAALLRRSRRALLAVALPAVVWALAHGGAWLPPSAGSGPTGIRVASQNLRAGNPDPAATVAPLARSGADLLALQEVDDGDRLAALRERYPHRAEVSTVALWSRYPIADATGVDTGLGWTRGLRAVVATPDGELVVYVVHLGSARAGDTATRDETVRALARAVRAERAPRLLVLGDLNTASTDRVFRPLTRLLDDAHAQAGQGFGFTWPAAVPMTRPDHVLYRGLTPTAAGVARTPGTDHRAVTAGFRW
- a CDS encoding ATP synthase subunit B family protein gives rise to the protein MRFSVVETGYDQRQVDSCLDELGIRLTRLAARAEVAAGAGREWDQIRQEAALLRGLVDRQGVPTDGGAVAARRDASAVEREAAEILAQARSELDAAREEARQVRERVYAEAMQARREFEAALHERRRREAQVDRILAGLPGEAVPADTPTAAASTGGVPATRVATGTTEVSVERPEPGTRVA
- a CDS encoding serine/threonine-protein kinase, translated to MRTLAGRYQLEQRIGVGGMSEVWRAHDLVLDRPVAVKLMSPGRQGEQSTVERIRAEARSAARLVHPNVASVHDFGTSTGAPGQEAPYIVMELAEGETLAAHLHAGPLDWRIAVRVCAEVAAALAAAHAHGIVHRDVKPANVMLTPSGVKVLDFGIATPAGAADDCPDGMVLGTPAYLAPEQFDRHPATPAADMYALGVLLYYCLTGRLPYAAGTTATQLVGARRMVAPEPLPPIDGLPAEVADLCRRCLADDPMSRPTSLMAALLLAEAVDARVYVPMLASVPRPRTTPISPWTQRAATEATEAVALDDWSRAGPA